Below is a genomic region from Salmo trutta chromosome 19, fSalTru1.1, whole genome shotgun sequence.
gataccattattaaatccatttattaaagtggtcagtgaattgagtctgtatgttggcatcagcctctctatgttagtgattgctgtttaacagtctgatggccttgagatagaagctgtttttcagtctctcggtcccagctttgatgcatctgtactgaccttgccttctggatgataccggggtgaacaggcagtagctcgggtggttgttgtccttgatgttctttttggccttcctgtgacatcgggtgctgtaggtgtcctggagggcaggtagtttgcccccgatgatgcattgtgcagaccacactaccctctggagagccttgcggttgagggtggtgcagttgccgtaccaggcggtgatacagcccaacaggatgctctcgcttgtgcatctgtagaagtttgtgagggttttaggtgacaagccaaatttcttcagcctcctgaggttgaagaggcactgttgcgccttcttcaccacactgtctgtgtgggtggaccatttcagtttgtctgtgatgtgtacacggaggaacttaactttccaccttctccactactgtcccgtcgatgtggatagggggatgctccttctgctgtttcctgaagtccacgatcatctcctttgttttgttgatgttgagtgagatattattttcctgacaccgcactccgagggccctcacctcctgtaggctgtcttgtcgttgttggtaatcaagcctaccactgtagtgtagtTTGCAAACTCGATGATTTAGTTGGAGGCGTACATggctacgcagtcatgggtgaacagggagtacaggagagggctgagaacgcacccttgtggggccccagtgttgaggatcagcggagtggagatgttgtttcctaccttcaccacctgggggcggcccgtcagaatgTCCAGGAActagttgcacagggtggggtcgagacccagggtctcaagcttaatgatgagtttggatggtactatggtgttgaatgctgagctgtagtcaatgaacagcattcttacataggtattcctcttgtccagatgggatagggcagtgtgcagtgtgatggcgattgcatcgtttgtggacctattggggtggtaagcaaattggagtgagtctaggctATCAGGTAGGGTgcaggtgatatgatccttgactagcctctcaaagcacttcatgatgacagaagtgagtgctacggggcgatagtcatttagttcagctaccttagctttcttgggaacaggaacaatggtggccatcttgaagcatgtggggacagcagactgggatagggattgattgaatatgtccgtaaacacaccagtcagctggtctgcgcctgctctgaggacgcggctagggatgccgtctgggctggcagccttgcgagggttaacgcaTTTAAATGTTTTAGTCACGTTGGCCACGTTgaaggagagttcacagtctTTGTGTCAGCGTATACACTCACCGAGTAAGCATATACATCggtgttattgtctgaggctacctggaacatatcccagtccacatgatctTAGTATTCTTGAagcgtgtgcaaatgaggtaagataagggaggtaaggcaataaatagtccatggtggcaaagtaattacaatatagcaattaaacattggaatggaatcatatggaatcatgtagtaaccaaaaaagtgttaaagagtgtgcaaagttgtcatcaaggcaaagggtggctactttgaagaatttcaaatataaaatatatttagatttgtttagcacttttttggttactacatgattccatttgtgttatttcatagtgttgatgtcttccctattattctacaatatagaaaatagtacaaataaagaaaaaccctgcaatgagtaggtgtgtccaaacttttgactgctgcTGTAtacaaattagatatttctgtatttaattttcattaAATTTGGAAAAATTCCAAGAAACAtgtattcactttgtcattatagggtattgtgtgtgtgttttatttttgtaattttttaatttcacctttatttaaccaggtaggccagttgagaacaatttctcatttacaactgcgacctggccaagaaaaagcaaagcagtgcaacacaaacaacatcacagagttacacatggaataaacaaacatacagtcaataacacaatagagaaaaagtatatatacagtgtgtgcaaatgaggtaagattagggaggtaaggcaataaataggccgtagtggcgaagtaattacaatttagcaattaaacactggtgtgtgtgtgtgtgtgtgtgtgtgtgtgtgtgtgtgtgtgtgtgtgtgtgtgtgtgtgtgtgtgtgtgtgtgtatatatatgtgtttaaaaaaatattttgaatacattttgaattccagctgtaacacaacaaaatctgtaataagtcaaggggtattttctgaaggcactgactgacctgactgatgtggtaaactcctccatgccatcggatgaatcccggaacattttccagtctgtagTAGAGAAAtggtcctgtagtttagcatccgctTTATTGGACCACTTTCATattgtcactggtacttcctgtttgagtttttgcttgtaagcaggaatcagaaggatagggttatggtcagatttgccaaatgcacagcaagggagagctttgtatttgtctctgtgtgtggaggaaaggtgatctacagttttttttacctctagttgcacaggtgacatgttgctagaaatgaggtaaaacgaatttcagtttccctgcattaaaatcaccagccactaggagcgccgcctctggatgagcattttcttgtttgcataATGGCCCTATACAGTTCGTTGAGTGCGAGTGACAGCGTCGTggtgtggtggtaaatagacagctacaaaaaatattgatgaaaactctcttggtaaaaaGTATGGTCtccagcttatcatgaggtattctaactcaggcgagcagaaccttaagacttccttaatattgtataatgttaacaaagagacatacACCTCCCCCATTGAGCTTTTCCGACTCTGCcgttctgtcctgctgatgcatagaaaaaacagctagatgtatattatccatgtcccaGCCACGACTCTGAGAAACATAAGATATAACAGTTTTTCAGGTCCCGtcgataggatagtctcgaatggaGCTCATCCTGTTTGTTCTCCAGTGGTTGTACGTTCACCAATAGAGTCGAGGCGGTTTATCTACTCGCCAACTTAGTTTTGTCAGGGTGCCCGCACATCGGCCTCACTTACGCCGCCTTTTTATTTTCAGAGTCTCAGGTATTAGGGCCTGGTCCGGGGGGAGCAGTATGTCCTGCGTCTCCGACTCATAGAAATCTTCATACAAATCAatgttagtgatcgctgttctgatgtccagaagctatttttggCAATAAGAAACGATGGcgaaaacattatgtacaaaaagagTGACGagcagtacaaaaaaaaagaaatagcagaattggtcaggagcccgtaaaacggctgtGCCATTCTCATACCAATAATacctgtgcttgattgagcttgcctgttgcaatGAAACCAATAGAAATATCCTGCTCACCTGAAACTCCAGGAAGGTTAAagtaaagtatttgaaagatttctaatagtatttgaacccaggtctgctatcTTGGGCCATTACTAATAATGACTGTTGAAACATTGTCTGCCCCCACCTCACTCTTTCTATGCACTGCCACTGTGCATCTCTAGGTCGGAGACTGTCAAGGAATAGCCGTACCAGAGGAGAACCTGCCAGTTCCCCCAGCGTCTGCAGCAGGAACACCCCAGTGAAAGAACCCATGTGAGAGGACTTAAGACACCATGCAGATCCGCAGAACTATGAAGCTCTTACAGACATATAAGGTGAtccaaacatacagttgaagtcagaagtttacatacacttaggttggagtcattaaaactcgtttttcaaccactccacaaattcttgttagcaaactatagttttggcaggtcggttagaacatctactttgtgcatgacacaagtcattattccaacaattgtttacagagattatttcatttatcacaattccagtggtacagaagtttacatacacttagttgactgtgcctttaaacagcttggaaaattccagaaaattacgtcatggctttagaagcttctgataggctaactgacataatttgagtcaattggaggtgtacctgcggatgtatttcaTGCAATCATACACTGGATTTCATTTATTTTCAATTAATGATGAATTATGTGAACTTGCCTAAAACGTGTGCAGGTCTGTGTGCATTATTTGGAAGAGTAAAACAGAAGAACACTGACCCTCTGCTTCTCTGAGCGCAAAGGAAACAGCTGTCATTATTTGTGAAGTAGAGGAAGTCATGTGACCAGGCAAGTTGATTTGAGTTTATTAAAGTCCTGACACATGAGAATGAGAAAGTGACATAACCCGATCATGGAGACTCGCTGCATTTCAGGCTGGTTTCTCCTCTGTCTACTTTCAGGTTAGTGATACTCGATATATCTCTTTTAGCCTGGTTAATAAGTAAATGAATAGGATTCAAAATAAAAATTCAGTTCTCACTACTTCTCTCTCATTTTCAGTCAGTGAATGCAGTCAAGTCATTGGTATTGAGGGTCAGAATATCACTCTGCCATTTAAATATGATGCCAAATCTCATGGTCTACAACACATTTgctgggggaaaggaaccataccGAGCTCTGGTGGCTGTGACAACGAGATCATCTCAACTGATGGATCTGAAGTGACACGTAGATCGTCAGTTAGGTATCAGTTATTGGGTGAGCTGAAGACGGGGGATGTCACTCTGACCATCTCCAAAATCACAGAGAACGACTCTGGAATTTATGGATGTCGAGTGCAGTACGCTGGATGGTTCAATGATGAGAAATATCATGTCAGCTTGACCATTGAGAAAGGTAAAGAACGCACAACATGCCAGGATATAGCTTGATGCTTATCAGATGAGAGTTGTGAGCCTACTAAGGAATATTATGATTTCACAGCATTTATACTCGTTCAAGCTGAGCAGTTAGTATTTTTCTACTGTCTGATTTCAGCACCTGTCCCGACAACATCCCAGACATCTGCCAATGTGACCATAACCCCACAGACCATGGACAACCACAACCACGGTACGGAACACAGCCTACAGAACAACATGATGTCAGTCCATAGAAGTCTTATTTTATATTGTTTTTTATTGCAGTATTATTCTTACACGTGAAAACAACATACTTTTACTTCCTCATTGTGTAGGTCCTGTGACCACAATATCTACTGAGTATTCATCCACGCTAGATTACAGCAAATCAGAATCGGTAAGCTTGACAACACACTGCAATTCCTGAAAAGATACGAAACACTGCCGTGAGATGCCGTTTCAACTGATATGAATCTGTCTACAGGAGACGAGAGGTCACGACCTGGCTGTGATCCTGGTGTCCATTCTGCTTGTTCTGACAGGCGTGGGGATTGTGTCTGTACTCGTCATGAGTAAGTACACACCATCTATCTATACCTTTGCCTGTATAATAAGAAGTAATTCTCTCGATGAACATCTTACTGATGTAATTGCAGGAAAGCGATGGGAAAGAATTGCTACGGTACTCCAAATGTAAGTAGACTATTATCATGACTACTATAACTCTTCCAACTGACACAGTATTTTGAATCACCACAATATGCCAAGAGAATGACTGAATGACTGTGCAATATCTACCGATGGGACATGTAGGCCTAATTAGCAAAACCATTAGGTCTATGGTAAATGTCTGTGAGGTCATACTGTAATTATGACTAGTGAGACCCAAGACCACAACAGATTGAGGAAGTGAAACAATACGGAGGCTTGAGTGGCTGGAATAGTGGAgaacaattggaggtttactcagTAGCAGTGCAAATAACATGGTACAGCTATGTGGACACTCAATCACTatggtactttttaatggtaagtttacaaacatatattatgatGAATAGAATTTAAATGTGTATCTCATTATGAtaaatggtgaaataagtatagccagttataattgtaatggtttagCAGATAATAAGACAAGATGATCAGTGTTACCTGGGTAAAACTGAAGGAATATAATCTAAtaatctattgtttacaggaaaatcattcaacaattttagattttttgggggaaagGGACTGGGTGGGGGATatacttctcccatgggcaaaggcACTTAAAAGGGGTGATGTTATTAATTAACAATCATTTTTATCTGAATAAgtaaattgtccaaacagataaCAGATCCGTAAAGTAGATTatgttaaatatgttattggaccataaacagattAGCCTCATTAATCTGTACGGTCtaaataatgatgatccatgcttctgttataaatatatataataattcatCTAGCCTAAAAGCAATacaagactctattattatggtgagAGATTATAATCcggttttaaatacctcaatggaccgtaaaggaaaatCGCGCTACAAACACCCtcatgcacttaaggaaatcacgaATATCATAGATATATTGGAACTAGCGCATAAATGGAGGCGTAAATATCCTGATCGagtgagatatacagtaccagtcaaaagtttggacacacctactcattccagggtttttctttatttgtactattttctacattgtagaataatagtgaagacattaaagctatgaaatagcacaaatggaatcatgtagtaaccaaaaaagtgttatatattttatatttgagattctacaaagtagccaccctttgccttgatgacagctttgcacactcttggcattctctcaaccagcttcatggggtagtcacctggaatgcatttcaattttatttatttttcctttatttaactaggcaagtcagttaagaacaaattcttattttcaatgatggcttaggaacagtgggttaactgccttgttcaggggcagaacgacagatttttaccttgtcagctcagggactcaatcttgcaacctttcggttgctagtccaatgttctaaccactaggctaccctgccaattaacaggtgtgccttgttaaaatattatggcaagaacagctcaaataagcaaagagaaacaacaggcaatcattactttaagacatgaaggtcagtcaatgcggtacatttccaaaactttgaacgtttcttcaagtgcagtcgcaaaaaccatcaagcgctatgatgaaactggctctcatgaggaccgccacaggaaaggaagacccagagttacctctgctgcagaggataagttcattagagttaccagcctcagaaatcggtaATTAACTGCAACTCAGATTGCAcctcacagagtttaagtaaaagacacatctaaacatcaactgttcagaggaaactgcgtgaatcaggccttcatggttgaattgctgcaaagaaaccactaccgaaggacaccaataataagaagagacttgcttgggccaagaaacacgagcaatggacattagaccggtggaaatctgtcctttggtctgatcagtccaaatgtgagatttttgtttccaaccgctgtgtctttgtgagacggagagtaggtgaacggatgatctccccatgtgtggttaccaccgtgaagcatggtggaagtggtgtgggggtgctttgctggtgacactgtctgtgatttatttagagttcaaggcacacttaaccagcatggctaccacaacattctgcagcgatacgccgtcccatctggtttgcgcttagtgggactatcatttgtttttcaacaggacaatgacccaacacactaggctgtgtatgggctatttgaccaagcaacagagtgatggagggctgcatcagatgacctgacctccgcaatcacccaaactcaacccaattgagatggcttggggTGAGTTGCACTGCAGAgtggaggaaaagcagccaacaagtgctcagcatatgtgggaactccttcaagactgttggaaaagcattccaggtgaagcttcttgagagaatgccaagagtgtgaaaagctgtcatcaaggcaaagggtggctagtttgaagaatcttgtttaacacttttttggttactacatgattccatatgtgttatttcatagttttgatgtcttcactattattttacaatgtagaaaaaagtaaaaataaagaaaaacccttgaatgagtaggtgtggccaaattttggactggtactgtacagtttTTCTCGCTGTGTTGATAGATGACAGAATGAGGTCAGACCATCAAATAATTGCCATATAGAGGGGTTTCTGTTGCTCAGTAGTttggacatacagtgcattcagaaagtattccgaccccttgactttttccacattttattacgttacagccttattctaaaatggattagataAAAAAATGTgactcaccaatctacacacaatacctcaattttttgctaatttatttaaaacaaaaaacagaaataacttatttacataagtattcagaccctttgatatgataCTTGAAACTGAggtcaggtgaatcctgtttccattgatcatccttgagatgtttctacaacttgattggagtccagctaaattcaattgattggacatgatttggaaaggcacacacctgtatatataaggtcccacagttgacattgcatatcagaccaaaaaccaagccatgaggtcgaaagaattgtccatagagctacgagacaggattgtgtcgaggcacaga
It encodes:
- the LOC115153933 gene encoding T-cell immunoglobulin and mucin domain-containing protein 4 isoform X2; translated protein: METRCISGWFLLCLLSVSECSQVIGIEGQNITLPFKYDAKSHGLQHICWGKGTIPSSGGCDNEIISTDGSEVTRRSSVRYQLLGELKTGDVTLTISKITENDSGIYGCRVQYAGWFNDEKYHVSLTIEKAPVPTTSQTSANVTITPQTMDNHNHGPVTTISTEYSSTLDYSKSESETRGHDLAVILVSILLVLTGVGIVSVLVMRKRWERIATVLQIPQRSGGSVLYRNSVSSLGLHTREMAVENVYQIEDNERDDYEDIH
- the LOC115153933 gene encoding hepatitis A virus cellular receptor 1 homolog isoform X1; translation: MNRIQNKNSVLTTSLSFSVSECSQVIGIEGQNITLPFKYDAKSHGLQHICWGKGTIPSSGGCDNEIISTDGSEVTRRSSVRYQLLGELKTGDVTLTISKITENDSGIYGCRVQYAGWFNDEKYHVSLTIEKAPVPTTSQTSANVTITPQTMDNHNHGPVTTISTEYSSTLDYSKSESETRGHDLAVILVSILLVLTGVGIVSVLVMRKRWERIATVLQIPQRSGGSVLYRNSVSSLGLHTREMAVENVYQIEDNERDDYEDIH